In Anopheles merus strain MAF unplaced genomic scaffold, AmerM5.1 LNR4000118, whole genome shotgun sequence, the genomic window ttcaaattcctagttttaacaaaatattggcaaataaaaaatgagtCTTTTTGTGATAACATATAACTTAACTTAACATAACTTAACATAACTTAGAGTTTATTGATTGTTATATAAGTTTTTCTTGAAGTTTTTATAACTCgcattgatgcaaaaaatattaagataataaaaatgttaaaactTTTCATAATCATCAGTAATAAATGattcatatctttaaaaaagctttttatttttgttcaaaataggtcttttctcattattgcatacaaataatcaatattaagaCATGATTAATAATCTATCAATTTGCTTATCTACGATGGTAAAACCAGGcgttaaaaaaatgctgcttgggtttgcgctaaacaggcgttacgtgtaacgctagcgtaacgtagagggcggaTGTTCATGATATCCCAGGGTGTTTGTCCTGGATAATAActgggaaacatttgtatgataacgaaagctggggaacaatcaccaattgtaaaatttaaaacgGAAACATCGCTCGCGGAGCATCGCTACgttattataaaaaatgaagcCAGTATCCCAAGAAAATATATGGCATTCAGTTAACATCCTAGATTTTGGAGGTTGAGTTAATTTCTACATCTTTATACCATCCTGCTAGCAAATCTTGCATAAAGTATTTGGCGGGAAGCTCTTGCTTGACACTCTCTCTGGAGAATAtggaaaatttgcaaatttttgctcttataGAAAACTCAAGTGGTGAGATTTATCTTTTCTAGGGCGCAATCCTGCATAATGCTTCGTAaactaaaatataatttagattttttatttacatttataaaCTTCACACCACAATTGCGTTAGATTGCAGCCACTTTAGGCATTTTCGGCAatgaatattgttttacttatgcaatttcaattcaaaaatcttcaaattaacacacaatacatattttaagtGTTTTCAAAGTCTGATGATGGAAACTGTTTTAAGGTTTAGAGTTGAggcaatgttttgtgtgtgcgcggaaaCGGTGTTATTGtgatcaaaaataaagaaaagaaatagaatatgtagaaaagaaaaaaccttatttgttgaaaagaagctttttattattattatttttatctattccGAAAGTTTTCAAGCTCACATCAGCATGAATAACATTCTCGTTTCTATAATTAATGCTCTAGAACAGtgctaacaaaaacgcatcgaaaGGCATAATTAGTTTAACTGTCAATTAAccacataaataaacaacataacataaacTGTGGATGCGTCTCACTTAGCTATGTAAAAAAGTCCgtaaatttttttaaaagatcGTTATATCCAACATTAGTCGATCTTAATTCTATATTGAATTTGGTCCTGGTTCTTAACATTCTTATTGGGGACCGAAagttctatttattaaaaatgacggGCCTTCGAAAGATCCGCTAACAAGTTTGTATATAAATAAGCACTTCTTgcttctatgttgcagaggttctATTCCAAATAACAGGCACCTTGTACGGTAAGACAAACCGTATAACGAGACGTCGGAAgacgataaaacaatgaacgagtaagcttgcgttgaaccgattctagcctatattttaaatgtagCTGTGTCGGTGTCCAAATAAAACTAGCAAATTCTAGAGTAGGACGGACAATTGCACAATACACAGCTTTTTTACTGAATGGATCTTTGAAGTCTTTCTTAACACGCAAAATGAATCCTAACAAACGGAAAGCTTTTGAAAGTATTGCTTTATAGTGGTTCtgaatcacatttttacgcggctttgatctatcatcaattttatattcGCAAATAATGGGAAATCTTTTCCTAGTGTGGGATGTAACAGAAAATTTTGATATGTTGAGAAGCATACAATTGGAATTACACAACGCGTTAAATCGAATTAAACAGATTTGAAGAGTTaaagaattggtttgatcTGATGCCGCTTGGTACATTTTCATATCACctgcataaaacaattgttCGCAATCCGGCATAACGTGAATAAcattatttatgaaaattttaaaaagaaaagggccGAAAATGCTGCATTGTGGAAACCCAGCCGGGTTGGTGAATGGTGCAGTTAGAGAGGAGGAAATATTCACTGTAATATGCTTATCACTTAAATTATAGGAGAGCAAATGAACTAGCGCGCTATTAACTCCGTAGcttgatagttttgaaattagCATTGAGTGATTTACGGATTCAAAGGCAGCATTGACGCTGTTAGCTGTTGCTGTATAATAAATTCACAAACCTCATGTGaagagtgttgtttttttcacccgtttttcttcttttgatgAATTATCCCAAGTGTCAATGAATGATGCGCATGTGTAAGTCAAATTTGAGCtgatgcaaaaaaacggtatgtTCCACGCGGCGATCATTGCTTCAAGAGGATGAAAGGTTTGccctgaaaaagaaaatgatttttattagaaaatataatattaattaatatataaataaataaataaaaattatttcttttaacaaACTCTTCAATCGTCGTTTTTATGTACGATTCAGACGCATACGTATACGttaaaaaagcacatttacAAAACGCCATTTCATGTCATTGCACTGCATATACAGCAGTGTGAGTGCTTGTTATGCGAGTAATATGTTATACGCACGCCATTCGAAGCcatcatagattttttttctcaaatataATTGTCGCATGTTGCGGAAGACATAGCTCTTGAGTAATGTattgtggtcctgaaaaggaccgtttgATTTGAGACTCCATTTGGAGGTTTGTTAGAGCACGTTGAATTTAACCTCCGAAACCGTACAGAGTACGGCCCTGACGCTTCAGAGCATACACCACATCCATAGCGGTGACGGTCTTGCGCTTGGCGTGTTCAGTGTAAGTGACCGCATCACGGATCACATTCTCCAGAAACACTTTCAGCACGCCACGGGTTTCCTCGTAGATGAGGCCGGAGATACGTTTCACTCCTCCACGCCGAGCCAAACGGCGGATGGCGGGCTTGGTAATGCCCTGGATGTTATCTCGCAGCACTTTTCGGTGACGCTTGGCTCCTCCTTTACCCAGgccttttcctccctttcctcttCCAGTCATGATGAGCACAGGATTGTACGTTCACGATGTTCACACTTTAAATTGACGATCACGAATGAGCGTTTTCGAGCTCAACGTCCCTATTCATACTTTTTCATCCACACATTCCCTCTTGCTCTTAAGATGAGAGAAACAAGGGTTGACAAGCGCATAAATAGAGCTgttgttcgagcagtttcaTCATTCAACGTTCAACTCATTATAAAAAGATCATTCTTGTGCGAGCGGTTAACCCGGACGGACGTGTTTTTGTTCAACTCCAGTGTCTACGCCAACGGTCTCGGGAGAGAACGTTGGCAAGAAGTGAAAATACCgttactttttgtgtgtgatctcgGGAGAGAAAAAACTACAGTGCCAGCTGCGCGCGTTGATATTTGTTCAGTGAGAGTGACACATACATAAGCACACACGACACAGTTTGGAACGTGCGACAAGCACAGCGCTTTGGCGCCAAGAACGTCGTTCGCTGCGTAAGCAGTGAAGCCGGTGTTTTCGTGCCATTTTACCCCGCTACTCGGGAGAGTAACGAGTGAAATTATCTTATTTGTCttgcattaaaattttattgtttttattattccgaaattgtaaatattagtcttaaatttaattgaacttTCGCTTTTCAGGAAcacttttttactttatttttatatatatatatatatatatatatatatatatatatatatatatatatatatatatatatatatatatatatatatatatatatatatatatataatatatatatattatatatatatatatatatatatatatatatatatatatatatatatatatatacctcATATACATTATATACATTGCATTGAACTAAATAATACTAACCAACCCGGCAAAATGCCGGGACCCTCGTATCCTGTACGGGATGCACTTCCGCCCGAGCCTCCCCAGAGAGCTCGATCATTACCACCATGGATGGACCGTAATAACGAGTTTGGGGACATGAAGTTCCTCGTTCTCGAGCCGTTGAAAGGCTTTAAGCTCCCGCAAAACCCATGGATCATTTCAAAGAGCATTACCAACGTGGTTGGAGAGCTTACCGAAAGCAGCCACTCGATGGAATTTGGGCAGAAATATCTCATCAAAACCCGAAACCTTGCGcagtacacaaaaatgcaaagcaTCACGCAACTCATCGACGGTACGAAAGTATCCATCACCCCTCACGCTACGTTGAACACAGTCCAGTGCGTAATATTCGCCCCGGAGCTGAAAGGACTGAAGGACGAAGAAATTCTGCTGAACATGGAAAGTCAAAACGTCAAGCAAGTTCGACGATTCACCCGAAAGGTGAATGACGAAATACAACCAACGAACTCTTTCCTGATACGCGTGGAAGCTGGAAAAATACCGGAATCCCTTCGCGTAGGGCTGTTGCAGGTGCGAACGAAACCATACTACCCAAAACCAATGCTGTGCTACAAATGCGCCAGCTTTGGGCACACAAAAGTACGCTGCTCAAAGGGACAGGTCTGTGGAAACTGCGGAACCGCAGCACACGGAGAATGTTCGACCCATCCCGCTTGCGTGAACTGCAAAGGCGAACACAGCGCGTTCTCTCGCGAATGCCCTGCGTTCCAATTTGAAGAACaagtcataaaaataaaagtcgACCACAACTGCACCTACAAGGAAGCTCGGCAAATGGCactccaacaacatcagcaaacAAGTGCTGTACAGCAGCGAATCACATTTGCGCAACAAACTACAACGGTGGATGAAAAAGACATCAAAATCAAGCGGCTCGAAGAAGAACAGAACGAACTGAAGAAAACGATCCTAGAACAGATGAAAAAAATGGATACCCAGAGCAAGCTCATCGAAGCTCTTCTGAAGAAACTGAAAGAACCAAATGTAAATTTAcagaataataagaataacacAACTAACGAAGCCACAACACAAATCGAAGAAAATCAAAGCAAGACCCAATCCAACAATGtctgcaacagcaacaacaatattgaagcaacGGATAACCCCGAAACCGACAACGAAACGAATGACCAGGAAACGATGTCTACATCCGACACAGAATCAGAAAATTCGGCCGCATCCATCATTTCAGCACAATCCCGCAAACGAAACCACAACCTGGAAAACGTTtcatcagaagaagaagaattaagaAATGGAGTGAAAAACATGGCATCCAACGAAATCGCAGTCATCTCGCCCATCGCTTCTCCCACTCTTCCCTCGGAACAACAATCACCAACTGCCAAACCatcgaagaaaaaacatcGCCACTGAATTTATTCTCCTTTCCTCTTACCCTAATTGTTTACTGACCTAAACCATAATAATGCTCTCCTCAACCAATAATACtaatgacacaaacaaaccattcctaCTAAACTGGAACATAAGAGGAATGAACACTAACCTCTACGAACTTCAACTACTAATAAACGAATACAAACCTGCCGTCATAACACTTCAAGAAGTTCGCGATCCGCCTAATACCAACCATTCTCCACTTAACCACTACAATTGGTCCTACAAGCTTTCTCCAACTAACCCACATCACAGTGTTGCAATAGGTGTACATAAATCTATTCCcttcaaattaataaaaactaacACCAATCTTTCCGCAATAGCAGTCAACATAAAGTCTCCCATAGACATGACCATTGTCTCACTCTACATGCCCCCTAGAGCTACCTTCAACCAATCCGAACTTAACTCTTTTCTTAACCTTTTTTCCCATCCCTTGCTAATAGCAGGAGATCTTAATGCAGAAGATAA contains:
- the LOC121601571 gene encoding histone H4; protein product: MTGRGKGGKGLGKGGAKRHRKVLRDNIQGITKPAIRRLARRGGVKRISGLIYEETRGVLKVFLENVIRDAVTYTEHAKRKTVTAMDVVYALKRQGRTLYGFGG
- the LOC121601551 gene encoding uncharacterized protein LOC121601551, whose product is MPGPSYPVRDALPPEPPQRARSLPPWMDRNNEFGDMKFLVLEPLKGFKLPQNPWIISKSITNVVGELTESSHSMEFGQKYLIKTRNLAQYTKMQSITQLIDGTKVSITPHATLNTVQCVIFAPELKGLKDEEILLNMESQNVKQVRRFTRKVNDEIQPTNSFLIRVEAGKIPESLRVGLLQVRTKPYYPKPMLCYKCASFGHTKVRCSKGQVCGNCGTAAHGECSTHPACVNCKGEHSAFSRECPAFQFEEQVIKIKVDHNCTYKEARQMALQQHQQTSAVQQRITFAQQTTTVDEKDIKIKRLEEEQNELKKTILEQMKKMDTQSKLIEALLKKLKEPNVNLQNNKNNTTNEATTQIEENQSKTQSNNVCNSNNNIEATDNPETDNETNDQETMSTSDTESENSAASIISAQSRKRNHNLENVSSEEEELRNGVKNMASNEIAVISPIASPTLPSEQQSPTAKPSKKKHRH